A genomic stretch from Psilocybe cubensis strain MGC-MH-2018 chromosome 1, whole genome shotgun sequence includes:
- a CDS encoding Chitin deacetylase has translation MRLSTNTLLAVLPVFVAAHADHHLHARAQQHARQVPAAAPPPPVASAAGSSSQANVVGTTSSQVAASQSSSPAVAGTSTLPAGSSAASVAGTTSSVSSAAVPSLTVQLQATNPTAVPLASIIPGQVSAATHPLPSTAVAGSVPTFLSNAPPLPTITGLLAANYPPPDRPAPTDSPEVQQWIKEVQDTGVVIPQFSPTNGIGGCANNTAAASDASRCWWTCGGCTRSTDITECPTAMDWGLTYDDGPAFYTPNLLEYLDQEQLKATFFVVGSRVFYNWNMLQSQYMGQHQIAVHTWSHFPLTSLTNEQIIAELGWSRKIIKDVLGVTPNMMRPPYGDIDDRVRAISLAMGLTPVMWTRISPLATFDTDDFNIANGQTSVQQVIQNWENIIGNATTRNSGFIVLEHDLFEQSVEVATGYILPDALGHKNPPFKIQPVIHCLNKDMTDAYIETNNNKTNPPAFQAAVSAGIVTVTGTAAGAKSTGKSAAVTSKSTAGSLWSLAGLALGGLMTLP, from the exons ATGAGGCTGTCTACTAACACGCTCCTTGCTGTCCTTCCTGTCTTTGTCGCTGCCCACGCTGATCACCACCTTCACGCCCGTGCCCAACAACATGCTCGTCAAGTCCCCGCAGCTGCACCTCCCCCTCCCGTCGCGTCCGCTGCaggctcttcttctcaggCAAATGTTGTAGGGACCACTAGCAGCCAAGTTGCTGCCTCTCAATCCAGCTCACCTGCTGTTGCTGGGACATCCACCTTACCTGCAGGGTCTTCGGCAGCTAGCGTTGCTGGAACCACTTCTTCAGTGTCGTCTGCAGCCGTTCCCTCTCTGACAGTTCAGTTGCAAGCCACCAACCCAACTGCTGTCCCGTTAGCATCCATCATCCCCGGCCAAGTTAGCGCAGCAACGCATCCTTTGCCCTCTACGGCTGTTGCAGGGTCTGTGCCGACTTTCTTGTCGAATGCTCCCCCTTTGCCAACCA TAACCGGCCTTCTGGCTGCGAATTACCCCCCTCCTGATCGGCCAGCACCAACAGATTCTCCAGAGGTCCAGCAATGGATCAAGGAAGTCCAGGATACTGGTGTCGTAATCCCGCAATTTTCACCTACCAATGGAA TCGGAGGTTGCGCCAACAACACGGCCGCAGCCAGCGATGCATCACGATGCTGGTGGACCTGTGGAGGATGCACGCGATCAACTGATATCACCGAGTGCCCAACCGCTATGGACTGGGGTTTGACTTATGACGATGGTCCTGCGTTTTACACCCCTAACTTGCTCGAATATCTCGACCAAGAGCAACTCAAAGCCACCTTCTTTGTTGTCGGTTCCCGTGTTTTCTACAATTGGAACATGCTCCAAAGTCAGTACATGGGTCAGCATCAAATCGCTGTTCATACCTGGAGCCATTTCCCCTTGACATCTTTGACAAACGAACAAATTATTGCCGAACTTGGGTGGTCGAGGAAGATCATCAAGGATGTTCTTGGCGTCACTCCCAACATGATGCGTCCGCCTTACGGAGATATTGA CGACCGTGTCCGAGCGATTTCTCTCGCGATGGGCCTTACTCCCGTCATGTGGACCCGCATCAGCCCCCTTGCCACGTTTGACACTGATG ACTTCAACATCGCCAATGGCCAGACTTCGGTGCAACAGGTTATTCAGAACTGGGAAAATATCATCGGAAACGCTACGACCAGAAACTCCGGTTTTATTGTTCTTGAACACGATCTTTTCGAACAGTCAGTTGAGGTTGCTACCGGATATATCTTGCCAGACGCCCTGGGCCACAAGAATCCACCTTTCAAGATTCAACCCGTTATTCACTGCCTCAACAAAGACATGACCGACGCTTACATTGAGACTAACAACAATAAAACTAACCCCCCTGCTTTCCAGGCCGCGGTGTCGG CTGGTATTGTTACTGTGACTGGAACGGCTGCCGGAGCCAAGTCGACAGGCAAGAGTGCTGCAGTCACTTCCAAATCCACTGCTGGCAGTCTCTGGTCACTCGCCGGCCTCGCTCTCGGCGGACTCATGACATTGCCTTAA
- a CDS encoding Serine/threonine-protein kinase SKY1, which yields MAPKQPCAKYQYVVTSSGPKILPVDEPSCKDEESPAEYNAGGYLPVKVGDYFNNNRYRVVRKLGWGHFSTVWLVKDSQTARHSALKVVKSAGRYAETARDEIKLLSRVSAFSPSHPGRQHIVSFLDSFSHQGPEASHVCIVFEPLGENLLALIERNKKKGVPRALVKVIARQILLGLEYLHDECDLVHTDIKPENILISIPDIEAHIHNELSQSPSPTSRRVGIPLPVKSRAGVSIPYSQQRTRRQVQIFDSQPLASPGRSGSANGHASLSMNARLDNTSGSVSLNGSYIAQIHMSRNGSGHPGHSSSPAINFSSSAPKIPSGLSASAPRNEASLKEKTAQIYAAKGITAVPSRVINSPSTSSSSSSISSALGSTTAGSSSLVSTPPTSLSHSLGNAVMEFVGTGTFETELRTRPRVSSHDKKGSGDEKEGFVIDSKKLTEKTNLETQISSAISSSWKPTDSWKDQASSSVQSSKSTSSFSQINKQRSVGHTHTRSHSGISSASFWKDLGTAAPAPAILVSAVVAADGRQDDFSKQSTVESADTTSGKSSTTATTVRPSPIGTPLPITKKSVSLASSVTKLISDTSNLLLSGTPPKDFTIRNDLSSHHPLSLLTQSAPYRQSPTTSPSKRSTTRVSPPQQISQLSAHMHLHKPNSQCNCSDPSHQHSRTSSGIRTNTKSRSSRLSEHPPISSVVPLSVPSTSTSVTPTPASPPPIAPPPTPVDSPSISNFIPSPTGTHDIPEGTSQHRTLPPLQTPADAPLPPPISIKIADLGNATPSKKHFTEDIQTRQYRAPEAILGRRDWDARADIWSVACVIFELLTAEFLFDPQGQGELFTKDDDHMAQIIELLGDFPLEVKMGGKYSRELFDHTGALRYIRTLKHWPLKRVMIEKYLFSEADATILCDFLEPMLAVDMRERKSAREMKNHKWLEPTLEDGIVTEW from the exons ATGGCCCCGAAACAACCATGTGCAAAATATCAATATGTTGTCACCTCTAGTGGTCCAAAAATCCTGCCAGTCGACGAACCGTCTTGCAAGGACGAGGAGAGCCCAGCAGAATATAACGCCGGCGGTTATCTTCCAGTCAAAGTCGGCGATTACTTTAACAATAATCGCTATCGTGTAGTTCGCAAGCTTGG GTGGGGCCATTTCTCGACCGTCTGGCTTGTCAAAGACTCGCA AACTGCCCGGCACTCTGCTCTCAAGGTCGTTAAATCTGCTGGTCGGTACGCCGAGACAGCCCGAGACGAGATTAAACTGTTGTCTCGTGTTTCGGCTTTTTCTCCATCTCATCCTGGAAGGCAACATATCGTCTCTTTTCTCGACTCTTTCTCACACCAAGGTCCTGAGGCTTCTCATGTCTGCATTGTGTTTGAACCGCTGGGCGAAAACTTGCTCGCACTGATAGAGAGGAATAAGAAGAAAGGTGTTCCCCGCGCCCTTGTGAAGGTTATTGCAAGGCAAATTCTTCTTGGGCTGGAATATCTTCACGATGAATGCGACCTCGTCCATACGGACATTAAGCCAGAGAATATAT TAATTTCTATTCCAGACATTGAGGCCCACATCCACAACGAACTTTCGCAATCGCCTTCTCCAACATCACGTCGCGTCGGGATTCCTCTTCCTGTGAAAAGTAGAGCCGGCGTCTCAATACCATATAGTCAGCAACGCACTCGAAGGCAAGTCCAAATTTTCGATTCACAGCCTTTGGCAAGTCCAGGGCGAAGTGGAAGCGCAAATGGGCATGCAAGCCTTAGCATGAATGCGCGCCTGGATAACACTAGCGGAAGTGTTAGTCTTAATGGGAGCTACATTGCTCAgattcacatgtcaagaaATGGGTCTGGTCATCCAGGCCATTCCAGTAGTCCTGCGATAAACTTCAGCTCCAGTGCCCCGAAGATTCCAAGCGGCCTGTCGGCGTCGGCACCCAGAAATGAAGCCTCTCTCAAAGAGAAAACTGCTCAAATATACGCTGCCAAAGGGATCACGGCAGTGCCATCTCGGGTTATCAATTCCCCTTCgacttcatcttcttcgtcctcgatTTCATCTGCTTTGGGCTCCACTACGGCAGGCTCAAGTAGCCTTGTCAGTACTCCTCCAAcctccctctcccactcCCTGGGAAACGCCGTCATGGAGTTTGTGGGTACAGGTACCTTTGAGACGGAATTAAGAACCAGGCCTAGGGTTTCGTCTCATGACAAAAAGGGTTCCGGGGACGAGAAAGAAGGTTTCGTCATTGATTCAAAGAAGCTGACGGAGAAAACGAATTTGGAAACTCAAATCAGTTCTGCCATCTCTTCATCCTGGAAGCCTACGGACTCATGGAAGGACCAAGCCTCATCCTCTGTACAATCATCCAAGtcaacttcaagtttcaGCCAGATAAACAAACAGCGCAGTGTTGGACATACCCACACACGCTCTCATTCTGGTATATCCAGCGCTTCATTTTGGAAAGACCTAGGTACAGCAGCCCCAGCCCCTGCTATCCTTGTTTCCGCAGTCGTTGCTGCCGACGGGCGCCAGGATGACTTTTCCAAGCAATCTACCGTTGAGTCTGCTGACACCACTTCAGGAAAGTCCTCAACCACAGCTACCACCGTTCGACCCTCTCCGATTGGCACTCCTCTTCCCATCACTAAGAAGTCAGTGTCCCTAGCTAGCAGTGTTACCAAATTGATTAGCGACACATCAAACCTGCTTTTGAGCGGGACACCTCCTAAAGATTTTACGATCCGTAATGACCTTTCCAGTCATCATCCTTTATCTCTTCTCACTCAATCTGCCCCTTATCGACAATCCCCTACGACTTCGCCCTCGAAACGCTCTACTACACGGGTTTCACCTCCTCAGCAAATTTCACAACTCTCTGCTCACATGCACCTTCATAAGCCTAACTCACAGTGTAATTGTTCCGACCCATCTCATCAACATTCACGTACTTCTTCTGGCATTCGTACTAACACCAAATCGCGTTCGTCACGTCTCAGTGAACATCCACCCATCAGTTCTGTTGTACCTTTATCTGTACCATCCACTTCGACATCTGTAACTCCTACTCCGGCTTCGCCTCCCCCTATCGCTCCACCCCCGACCCCTGTCGATTCTCCATCAATATCTAACTTTATTCCCTCTCCAACTGGCACTCATGATATACCCGAAGGCACTTCTCAGCATCGTACACTCCCTCCTTTACAAACTCCGGCTGATGCACCATTGCCGCCTCCAATTTCCATCAAGATCGCTGACCTAGGAAATGCTACTCCGTCCAAAAAGCATTTCACGGAGGATATTCAAACACGTCAATATCGCGCCCCTGAGGCTATACTTGGTCGCCGTGATTGGGATGCTAGGGCAGATATTTGGAGTGTTGCTTGCGTG ATCTTCGAGTTACTGACAGCGGAATTCCTTTTCGACCCACAAGGTCAAGGAGAACTTTTTACAAAGGATGACGACCATATGGCACAGATCATTGAATTGTTGGGTGATTTTCCTTTGGAGGTCAAAATGGGTGGTAAGTACAGTCGTGAATTGTTCGATCACACAG GTGCACTTCGCTATATCCGAACTCTCAAACATTGGCCCCTCAAGCGAGTAATGATCGAGAAATATCTGTTTTCGGAAGCTGATGCAACTATCCTCTGTGATTTCTTGGAACCCATGCTGGCTGTGGATATGCGAGAACGCAAGTCTGCACGTGAAATGAAGAACCACAAATGGTTGGAACCCACACTGGAGGATGGAATTGTGACCGAGTGGTAG
- a CDS encoding Serine/threonine-protein kinase fray2: protein MSFADGLPLKSTAQAASVQDAMKTAAQKFIGAVEDEWQLYSDCAKDYTIGAPIGFGASSIVYAATYHPSPKPSPNVPKNKAAKGIPCALKVLDLDSLPPRSLQLLQRETTLMSLSKHPNVLRVRGSWMDGHKLYIALRLMNKGSAADVMRYGWPGGMEEDVVRCILAQALKGLNYLHINGFIHRDVKAANLLIDDDGTVLLGDLGVAADLSEDTSRSSNPASRPYSVTATAALPQARSVSATSNGKRGVLFDGTPPVLQRPTIGKRKSFVGTPCWMAPELIQGKQYDSAADIWSFGITALELTQGRPPRSRESPQRVLLKTIQEDSPTLDREGGVYKYSRAFKEVVDSCLVKDPSKRQHAPDVNNWTLTGFTEDLPPLAQRQERRAAPPVLSASSIASWDFATTLNSPTTSVYRRHALEDLAVSEDGVINDDRISSRHQSRLVSWGTNNEVPVTVNQNEPIAESAFVPSSSPSTSTSSVQSSDLEPSPSSTPPSSSAPSSYTSPSEIEHRLQAASAAENNNSPLTSINEYNREPTLVGLNSVLPKSTSTPQDKVSNNKYSGSPGPNLWNRWKNNTKGSPSRTDLSDGDLTPRKEKEKENTTFLGAFKDLLVLQDTAKT, encoded by the exons ATGTCCTTTGCTGACGGACTGCCCTTAAAGAGCACTGCTCAGGCAGCGAGTGTTCAGGACGCCATGAAGACTGCGGCACAAAAATTCATAGGTGCAGTGGAAGACGAGTGGCAATtgtacag TGATTGCGCCAAAGACTATACCATTGGTGCCCCAATTGGGTTTGGTGCCTCTTCCATTGTCTACGCTGCAACCTATCATCCTTCTCCCAAACCATCACCCAACGTTCCAAAAAACAAAGCAGCAAAGGGGATTCCATGCGCTCTGAAGGTATTAGACTTGGATTCTTTGCCGCCAAGATCATTGCAACTTTTGCAAAGAGAGACCACTCTTATGTCCCTTTCAAAACATCCCAATGTTTTGAGAGTCCGTGGTTCATGGATGGATGGCCATAAACTTTACATTGCCTTGCGTCTCATGAACAAAGGGAGTGCAGCCGACGTAATGCGTTATGGTTGGCCTGGAGGCATGGAAGAAGACGTCGTGCGATGTATCCTGGCACAAGCATTGAAGGGATTAAA TTATCTTCACATAAACGGGTTTATTCATAGGGACGTAAAGGCGGCGAACCTTCTGATTGACGATGATGGCACTGTTCTTTTGGGGGACTTGGGTGTGGCGGCAGACCTCTCCGAGGATACTTCACGAAGTAGCAATCCTGCATCAAGACCCTATTCGGTGACCGCAACGGCAGCACTTCCACAAGCGAGATCAGTATCCGCCACTTCCAATGGAAAACGCGGTGTCCTGTTTGACGGGACGCCACCTGTGCTCCAAAGGCCCACCATCGGCAAACGAAAGTCATTTGTTGGAACG CCGTGTTGGATGGCACCCGAACTTATTCAAGGAAAACAATATGATTCTGCTGCTGACATTTGGAGTTTTGGTATCACGGCGCTGGAACTTACACAAGGACGCCCACCTCGGTCAAGGGAATCACCACAACGAGTCTTGCTAAAGAC TATTCAAGAAGATTCCCCAACTCTGGACCGTGAAGGAGGTGTGTACAAATATTCTCGCGCCTTCAAGGAGGTTGTGGACAGTTGCCTTGTTAAAGATCCTTCCAAACG GCAACACGCTCCTGATGTCAATAACTGGACGCTGACTGGCTTTACAGAAGACTTGCCTCCCCTGGCACAGCGGCAGGAACGTCGTGCCGCGCCACCTGTACTTTCTGCTAGTTCGATCGCTTCCTGGGATTTTGCAACGACACTCAATTCTCCGACGACCAGTGTCTACAGGAGGCATGCATTGGAAGACCTTGCTGTAAGCGAAGATGGTGTAATAAATGACGATCGTATATCGTCCAGACATCAAAGCAGGCTCGTCTCATGGGGCACGAATAACGAAGTTCCAGTCACAGTCAATCAAAATGAACCCATCGCAGAATCAGCATTTgtcccttcttcttctccgaGTACCTCCACGTCCAGTGTGCAAAGTTCGGATTTGGAACCGAGTCCCTCTTCAACACCCCCGAGTTCTTCTGCGCCTTCGTCTTATACAAGTCCGTCCGAGATTGAACACAGATTACAAGCAGCCTCTGCCGCAGAGAACAACAACAGTCCGCTTACCTCCATAAACGAATATAACCGCGAACCTACGCTTGTTGGCCTAAATTCTGTGCTACCCAAATCTACATCAACTCCTCAAGACAAGGTTTCCAATAACAAATATTCCGGATCGCCAGGACCGAATCTCTGGAACAGATGGAAGAATAACACTAAAGGTTCTCCGTCGCGCACCGATCTATCCGATGGTGACCTTACTCCCcgcaaagagaaagaaaagg AAAATACGACCTTTTTGGGGGCTTTCAAAGACCTTCTGGTTCTACAGGACACTGCAAAAACCTGA
- a CDS encoding COP9 signalosome complex subunit 6, which produces MNAMETDEVSVVLPPTTTSGLALSLHPLPILNISEHLTRLKLQQNRPDPFVLGALLGTQNGREVEIVNTFELAVVGDDISLVDHEFLVSRRDQYKQVFPSLEFIGWYTVTTKPTMQHIALHDQFTTYCSTPLLLILQPSLVLTSNSGDAHAQTLPLKAYEPTIELRDRKSRSVYIEVPYNVETGEAERIAVDWTARGGGSGTSLESHLQTQRSAVKMLHERILILIKYLTDVIGGQARPDQSILRSLSALLASLPATENKHFREEFDTEYEDVQLTAFLASLTKSTNILNDLVDKHLVLTAGKDERGGPRRRIGRQGAPGDWDRFH; this is translated from the exons ATGAACGCGATGGAAACCGACGAAGTCTCCGTGGTTCTACCACCCACAACGACTTCTGGCTTGGCTCTTTCATT ACATCCTCTACCGATATTGAATATATCAGAACATTTGACGAGGCTGAAGCTCCAACAGAACAGGCCAGATCCGTTTG TATTAGGCGCCCTGCTTGGCACGCAGAATGGACGTGAGGTTGAAATCGTGAACACTTTCGAACTTGCAGTTGTCGGCGATGATATAAGCCTGGTTGACCATGAATTTCTTGTCTCGAGACGCGACCAAT ACAAACAGGTGTTTCCATCACTCGAGTTTATAGGATGGTACACAGTAACAACGAAGCCAACAATGCAGCATATCGCTCTGCATGACCAG TTCACGACATACTGCTCGACGCCTCTCTTATTGATATTGCAACCCAGCCTTGTATTAACCTCTAACAGTGGCGACGCGCATGCTCAGACTCTCCCTCTCAAGGCATACGAACCAACTATCGAACTTCGGGATCGTAAATCCCGTTCAGTGTATATCGAAGTACCGTATAATGTTGAGACCGGAGAAGCCGAGCGCATCGCAGTGGATTGGACAGCTAGAGGTGGAGGAAGTGGTACAAGTC TGGAATCGCATTTGCAGACCCAAAGGTCTGCCGTGAAAATGTTACACGAGCGAATTTTGATTCTCATTAAATATCTAACGGATGTCATTGGAG GTCAAGCACGCCCCGATCAGAGTATCTTGAGGTCTTTGTCTGCCCTTCTTGCTTCATTACCAGCAACGGAAAACAAGCATTTCCGAGAAGAGTTCGACACC GAGTATGAAGATGTTCAATTGACTGCTTTCCTTGCCTCTTTGACGAAGTCTACAAATATTCTCAATGAT CTTGTTGATAAACACCTAGTGCTGACTGCTGGTAAAGATGAAAGAGGGGGGCCTCGAAGGAGAATAGGAAGACAAGGTGCTCCGGGTGATTGGGATCGCTTCCATTGA
- a CDS encoding DNA replication licensing factor mcm5, with product MSGFDANRVYSVSVHDLPAATTPDTPSETEKLLVDFILSFRVGGEFVYRDLLRGNILLKQHLLEVDLRHVGLYNDELAHAIQDKPADVLPLFENAATKVARNILYPLAGNSEERTEAAAEAIPKIQITIKSGLNLLQVRELTANTINKLVRIPGIVISASVLSSRATKLHLQCRACHSTKIIYPQGGLGGMGGGSEKGLPRVCDAPEPPGQKKDCPLDPYLIIHSKSTFADQQTLKLQEAPDMVPVGELPRHMLLSADRHLTGKVVPGSRVIASGIYSQFQSSKNVRTIAGTAALRQPYLRLVHLELMAPGGSGGSNPFGAQFTPQQEEEFQEMARSENFYERFAKSVAPSIFGSLDIKKAIACLLFGGSKKVLPDGMRLRGDINVLLLGDPGTAKSQLLKFVEKVAPIAVYTSGKGSSAAGLTASVQRDSVSREFYLEGGAMVLADTGVVCIDEFDKMRDEDRVAIHEAMEQQTISIAKAGITTVLNSRTSVLAAANPVFGRYDEGRSPGENIDFQTTILSRFDMIFIVRDEHNESRDKMIAKHVMNIHMNRPNVNGDENGDAVGEIDLDKMKAYIAYCKSKCAPRLSANAQEMLSSHFVNLRKEVQQVEQDNDERSSIPITIRQLEAIIRISESLAKMTLTPVVQNHHVEEAIRLFKYSTMDAVSAGSVDGMSRGALNEEMTRIEKELRRRLPVGWSTSYQSLVREFVTQQGYSSHALERTLFILEKREIIRFSGQKKVVHRIGV from the exons ATGTCTGGTTTCGACGCAAATCGCGTATACTCTGTTTCCGTTCATGATCTCCCCGCTGCCACAACTCCCGATACGCCGTCAGAAACTGAAAAATTACTCGTCGACTTTATTCTCTCATTTCGGGTTGGAGGAGAATTCGTTTATCG CGATCTTTTACGTGGAAACATCCTTTTAAAGCAGCATTTGCTTGAAGTTGATTTACGACACGTGGGTCTCTACAATGATGAGCTCGCGCACGCAATCCAAGACAAGCCAGCCGACGTTTTGCCATTG TTTGAGAATGCGGCCACCAAAGTGGCACGTAACATCCTATACCCTTTGGCAGGAAACTCCGAGGAGCGAACAGAAGCGGCTGCTGAAGCTATCCCCAAAATTCAAATCACAATTAAATCTGGCctcaatcttcttcaagTACGTGAGCTAACAGCAAATACCATAAACAAGTTGGTTCGTATTCCGGGAATCGTTATTTCAGCTTCTGTCCTGTCGTCACGAGCAACCAAGCTTCACCTTCAATGCCGTGCATGCCATTCAACGAAAATTATATACCCTCAAGGTGGCCTAGGAGGAATGGGAGGCGGTTCGGAAAAAGGTCTTCCTCGTGTTTGTGATGCTCCAGAACCACCTGGTCAGAAAAAGGACTGTCCCCTCGACCCATATCTTATTATCCATTCCAAGTCAACCTTTGCCGATCAACAAACTTTGAAACTTCAGGAAGCACCTGATATGGTGCCCGTTGGAGAGCTTCCGCGCCATATGCTCCTTAGTGCAGACCGTCACTTAACAGGCAAAGTAGTCCCAGGTTCACGGGTTATCGCATCTGGTATCTACTCACAATTTCAGTCTTCCAAAAACGTCAGGACtat TGCAGGCACTGCGGCTTTACGACAGCCATACCTTCGTCTCGTTCACCTCGAGTTGATGGCACCTGGGGGTTCAGGAGGTTCAAATCCATTTGGTGCACAATTTACACCTCAACAAGAAGAGGAATTCCAAGAGATGGCAAGGAGTGAAAATTTCTACGAACGTTTTGCGAAGAGTGTTGCTCCCAGTATTTTTGGCAGCCTTG ATATCAAGAAGGCTATAGCATGTCTACTTTTCGGAGGATCGAAAAAAGTTCTCCCAGATGGGATGCGCCTTCGCGGCGATATCAACGTCCTGCTTCTAGGCGATCCTGGTACCGCGAAAAGTCAGTTGCTCAAGTTTGTTGAAAAG GTTGCTCCCATTGCGGTGTATACTTCAGGGAAAGGATCCAGCGCTGCTGGTTTGACGGCATCCGTACAGAGGGACTCAGTATCT CGTGAATTTTACCTTGAAGGAGGTGCAATGGTTCTAGCGGATACTGGAGTGGTTTGCATAGACGAATTCGACAAGATGCGTGACGAAGATCGAGTAGCCATCCACGAAGCCATGGAACAACAAACAATTTCAATTGCCAAAGCCGGCATCACGACGGTGCTCAACTCTCGAACCAGTGTTTTGGCTGCGGCCAATCCTGTATTTGGACGTTACGACGAAGGAAGGAGCCCAGGAGAA AACATCGACTTCCAAACCACCATATTGTCGCGTTTCGACATGATCTTTATTGTTCGGGACGAGCATAACGAATCAAGAGATAAG ATGATCGCGAAACACGTCATGAACATTCATATGAATCGGCCTAACGTGAATGGCGACGAGAATGGCGATGCAGTGGGCGAAATCGATCTGGACAAAATGAAGGCATACATTGCGTATTGCAAGAG CAAATGTGCCCCGCGTCTATCTGCTAATGCTCAAGAGATGTTGAGCAGTCATTTCGTAAATCTTCGAAAAGAGGTGCAACAAGTGGAGCAGGACAATGATGAGCGCAGTTCCATTCCTATTACGATACG TCAACTGGAGGCGATCATTCGAATTTCCGAATCATTAGCCAAGATGACCTTGACACCAGTTGTCCAGAACCACCATGTGGAAGAAGCCATCCGACTCTTCAAATATTCTACGATGGATGCTGTCTCCGCCGGCTCTGTTGATGGTATGTCTCGCGGGGCACTGAATGAGGAAATGACACGGATAGAAAAGGAACTGCGACGACGACTACCTGTTGGATGGAGTACTAGTTACCAGAGTCTTGTTCGTGAATTTGTGACACAGCAGGGCTACTCCAGTCATGCTCTTGAGAGGACGCTTTTCATTTTGGAGAAGCGCGAAATCATTCGGTTTAGCGGCCAG AAAAAAGTGGTCCATAGAATCGGTGTTTAA